The sequence GTAAGAGAAAATGAGTTATTTTTAAACGTAGCAaagtaaatcaaaatattttaaaaaatataataaaatatacgtataaaatatttttctatatttaagaAGTTTTCTGGGttgaaataatttaaaaaataaaacttcaAAGGAATCAAACAAAAGATTTTAAAACGTGGCACCATTTAATTGTTCCACGTTGATGGCAGCAAAAGTTGGGGTGCAGTCCGGCTAGGACCGAAGGTTCTCTCTTTACTACGGCCCAATCGTGGACGCCCAGTTCCCTCCATAATCTTTCcccaaaaaacctttctttatttctttctcCGACGGTATTCAAGCCGTGAAGCTTTATGTCACCATGATTTCCGTTCTTGCTCAGGTAACCTACCGTCTATGGTCGTACGAATTTCCGATCTGATTCGATTTCCTTGCCGTTTCTTTGATACGAATTTGATCTCACCGTTTTTCCCTTTTTGGTTGATGTCCCAAATTGAACTGCAGGAGCGACTGCTTGGTTTTGCATTGGGGAGCGCGTTCGCCGGGGTTGTTGTTTTTGAGCAACGGAAAAGCTTATACCAATCCATTTCCGAAAACTATCCACCAGCTACCCAATCTCCAGTAAGCGTAATTCCCCTTTCTTGTAACCCTAACGATAACCATTGTTTTGAGACAGTTAGGATGGCATTGCATTGAAAAATGTATGAAAATGTAAATCTTTGAAATTTGGATGTTTTGGTTTAAGggggagaagagaatgaaattatcaaaattttcaataatgCAATTGCTAAATTAGTGTTATATATGTCTGAAAAGTGTATTAACCTataaattatttactttttttttgtgtgCTTACTTTCTtatatcaatataaatatattttttttttcaattcttgctaatttatttttctatttaaaagtTGAGAAATACATATCTTGTGAAATATGTATAATTCCTTTTCTGAATTTTATACTTCCATCTAGCTACTAATCCATTAATTTAATATCATTCTCATTGAAACTACTTTAGATGAGAAAACCTGTACTAGCAAAGAAGTATGGCCCAGAGTTTTCTCACCTATGGAATAGAGCTGTAGACCAGACGTTTGGACCCGTGATTCAGGCACTCAGTTCACGGGGATGGTGATATGTTGAGAATGGTTTCTTTCATCAATGTATCTAATATCAATTTGTGAAACATGTAAGgaaacataattttaaatttactagTTTTAACATTCTGGATTTTCAAAGAATTGATGTTATGACCGTGAATCAAACTCCAAATCCATGAGCTTTAGGCCTTTAAAGCAATAAAACTGTTCTTTTTCTTACTTCCTTTTTTCCTATGTATTTCATTGAGAAGTCATGAGGTTAAATTGTTAACATACTATTCTGGGGACTAAGTAGTCGAATATTTGGTTAGTAGTTCCTCATATGAACAAGAGTGAGAATGCAATCAGTTATACGCTGCTAATGCTCATGAATTGATAAACTGATGGCTAAATACTATCGTATAATAGTCATATAAAAGAGACGATTAACTAGCGCCTTGGTTTGTTGCTATGGAACACAGGAGTGCAAAAAAGTATCTATCCCTTCTTTAATTTCTTCcctaaaagaaatcaaatttctgAAAGTTCCATTTCCACACTGGAGATTTTGTATATGTTGCTTcctattaattatattttttagtaTAGTTTTGAATTTGGATTTTAGTTTGTACTATCCGTTACTAGCTGAAAAAAGGCAATTGTTTTGAGTCTTGACTTTAATCTTGTTCAGCTAGTTGTCTGATTAATTTGCTAGGCTACTGATTCACAAAAGATCATGAAAGATGTTATGTATTTATGAACACTATCTATTCTAATAAAACAGCATACATTCTGTGAAAAGGTTTCTGATTAGGTTGATGAGTATGTTAGCAAGAATTAGAAGGCTTCTTTTGAAGACAGGCTCTGGAAAGGTTTACACCTCACGATACGCCAATGGAGTTGACTTAACCGTTTTATCTTCATAAGTGGCAGGTTGAGACTTGGGAGGCAAAGATTTAGCTTTTAGGATTTAAGGTGATGGATCCACTTTCCCCCTTCATCTTTACTCTCATCTCGTAGCAGACCTcttcaatcttttaatttttgtatgTAGAAAAAGCGTTATTGAGCGCTTCTGTAGTTGGGAAGAACTCTTAGAGTTAGGTTCTAAGTGGTCCTATTGGCTTCTCTAGAAAGAGAGTAAAGGTTTGGGTTGAGAGGGCTAAGGGCTGTCTTTTTGACCCTTGGGTTCTCCCAAAATGAAATGTGAAGGTCAGTGCATACTTACTCCAATAAAGTAGGCTTGGGGTTGGCCTTGGCCATTCCCTTTCCATTGTTTTTTGAATCTATAGTCACACACACACAACTTTGGCTTTTCCTCCACACTGGGGATATCCCATGTTTGTAATTTCATACCATCAATAAATTGTTTCTTTACTAGGTCTCCAATCACCCAAGTTTACCAAAGGAGGTGTAAGAAGGGTAATTCAACCTAGACAACATGGTTGTTAGGATGGCCAGTGGTCCTAGTAACACGTGGAAGCAGCAGAAGGAGGGTTTATATTTAGGTTTTTTGTGCTAGGGTTGATCATCTgaatattttggtattttaaatGAACGTTGTTGTTCATTGGGTAGAGAGTAGCTCTCTTATTTGGCTGATAAACTATTATGGAACTCTTGTGTGTTTTGATTATCCATATTGAATACATATCTATATCTCTTCTCCAATCATAACTGAATTGTGTGTGGCTGTTATATTGTTCTGTGTTGTGTCAGTGTGCTGGATATATTTATAGCAGGTATGTTGAAGCCTAACATTCTTAGACCAAGAAAAAAGAGATTTTGGTAGATGCAACAGGTTTAGCTTTCCAAACGTCTTTCCCATGGCAGATTATTCACGAGCACCTTTCCAACTCCAATTAGCAATACGGTATTGGTTTTTCAAGAAAAATGGCCCAAACAGAGGCCTTGATGCAACTAAGTATATCTATCGAATGAAAGTCTTAAAGAATCTTCTTAAGGCATTTAGTAAGTGGTTTGGCTATAAAAAAGTAAGCTTTCCAATCCTTGGAGCTTCTTTTGGATTTTAGTGAAGATAAATTCCCAAAATGAGGGATCTCAAGGTTGCCGAGGAGGGGAGCTCAGGAGGTTGGAGGTAGGAAAGACTCAGTTAAATGTCATGAATTGGCCTCCTAAGAAGATAGAAGATTGTCTTTTTGAATAATTCTCATGTATGTTAGTAGTTAAAAGACAAAGGTTGAGGGCTATGGACTAATGGTCAACTGGTCGTAGGGCCTTCCTTTTGTTACTTTTTGTGTCTGTACACTACAGTATTCAATTTCTAATGGAGTGCCTAACAAAATACTTGCCCTTGGAAGGTCTTGTGGGGTTATACCAGTTATCCCAAACGAAGTATGGGAAGACATTTCAATAGATTTTATAGAGTAATTTATTTATTGACAGTCAACACTTTCCTTAAAACTATTTCAGAGAAGAGAATCCGTGTTTCCAAATATCATTTATAGATTTTGTGCCAATGGAGCAAAGTCAGATAGCTCAAAGTTGCATCCTTGATTCAACTTTCATTCGCTTTAGATATGTGATTTCTTGCATTTTCATTCGTATGTCTGGACAATGGACATCACAATTTGTGAAATGTAATGGTAAAAGGTTTGTAAAATTTATAGACTTCTCATTCTTAGTTATTAACTAATTGATTTTTGGCTGTGGGACAAAGCCATAAGCTTTACAAGGGTCTACACCACATTTAAGCCTGTTTCTCTGTACTTTATATAGTTTTGATGTCTTTAGTACATTTCATTGGTAGCTAAGAAATCTGCAATGTTCCAGGTCTAGCTCCCCAGCCTTCCAGACATCTCTTTCTCACTCTCTCTAACTATGCTGCTCTTTGAAATCTGTGTTTATAATTTATATGTTGAATTAAGATTCAAAGATTTCCCAGATTTTGAACTTATCTGTTATACTACACCTACACTTTAATGTGAGATCATACATTTTTTGTACAATGCTAACTGTTTACTGTTTCATTTGTCATTTTGATTCTCTTGGCATTGATCTGGCAATATATGCATGAGTTCTGTcatttatatttgtaattttttgttCTATCGTACAACCATGAAGCATCTGCATGGTATGTGTTCTCAAGGTAAAACTTGGTTCTCAGAACCTTTTGTTGTAAAATTGCCACCACTTTTACAAACAGTTCTATTTTTGTTTGGCTATAGTTTCCAGATTCACCGTATTGTGTTAATAATCTTACTTTTTGATTATTGTCCTAAAATCACTTCTTTGTTGCAAACATTTATTGCCGGGATGgggatggtaaatattttatttccttCAGTTGATTATTCTTTGGTAGCGTTGATTGAATGTGCTTTAATTTCTCGAAGCTCTCAATgcaaagttgtggattttttttGACATTTGTTAATGTATCCTATATTAGTAGGACCAAATCTAGAAACTCCAAGGGGCAAAAATTTTACAAACTTGATTTTATACACGAGGGAGAGGAGggatgaaaatgaaaagtttAGGGAAAATCTGATGATAGCTTTAGATTAGCCTCCTACTTCTATAACAAAACAATAAATATGTAAAGCCATGgcaagaaagagagagaagtgAAGTGCCGAAGTGTTTGTCTAATCTGATAAACATGTTGGCTTTGCCCATGTCAAGCGCTAGGTTGTGCAGCAGACATAGCTCGGTTTGCATTGGCTTGGCGTGTACGTAGAACATAGTACACTCCCATTGCCAAAAACACAGCGAATGTGATGCCAAACACAATTCCCAGAATCCCCCCAGCCCCCACACGGTGTTTACTGTTCTGGATCGTTGTAGAGTATTTGCTTTCTCGTGCAGGAGTGGATTGCACTTGCGCCGCTAGGGGAAGGGGGGAACATTTGGAATCACCACATGGGTCTTTGCCATTGGGATTCTGAGTGCTTGGATGGAAGAAATCATATGCCATTGGGGAAAAGGCCACCGGGCTCTCATATACCAAGCCATGAGGAGCTCTGCCGTCAGCTCGGGCAACGGAAAGAAATGTGAAGGAAGAGAGACAGAACAGGAAAGTAAGCATTCGAGTCATGTTTGTCGATTTGCCTCAACCAAGAGCCTTGAAATAGAAGCAGAAGCAGCAGAGGAAAGTTGTGATTATAGTTCCTTTTGTGATGCTTTTGGAATACATTTATAGTGTCTTGAGGAATGGCTATTGCTTGGACTTGAATTTTGTTGATTAAGTAAAAACAAAAGAGGTTGTAAAAGGGAAGGACACAATCATAAGAATGGCATTTCTCTCCCATTTATTCAAGTCAGTTTACCATTTTGCCCTCTCAAGGTCAGAAAAAAATGACATGCTTGGTGGAGAAGGTACGTTTCTAATCCACCCTTAGAAAAGTCCAAAATTGTAGGACACCAGCCTTCTCTCTCACTCTTAACGCATACAATTATTTCTTATACTTGAGTACAGGCCTATAGAATTATATTTCATCTATCCCAGCTGAACACCTTGAATAAGATAATGTGTTGTTCCatcagtttttcttttttttttttttttttttttttttttttttttattacaagtTAATCAATCTCATTTATTCAATTTCCCTTCTGTTGAAGCATAAGCTTTTCTATGAATCAAAGTGAAGTTAAAGCTACTCATCATTGACTCACATGCACAACACCAAAGGCTAGTTTATACATAATTTCCCCCCCTAATTTTTATTAACCAAATGATAGGAAGGACTTTAATGAAGTGTTGCTTAGCTTGGAGGATCAGCAAAAGTTCATTTTGCtgtaatagtttttttttttcctcggGTGTTTCATTATTGGTGAGGGCCAAACGCATGCAATTCATGAACTCAATATCCATAACCTTTCTAGTGCTTGAATGTTTGTTTCCACTTTCACGCTTTTCTTATCATCTCATTACTTCCCTTTCTATCTTCTTAGTATTAGAATCTGTCGctcgctctctctctctctctctctctctatctatctaTGAAAGGTCAAATTCAATATAAGCACATGATCCCTGCTTGAGTTAGCATCTCATTTGGGGCTTCACAGGCACATCCTTTATTAAATGTCAAGTTGCTTCTTGTCAACACCAAGTTCACAAGGCTTATCTTGGGACtaaattttttttcctctctccaAATTAATGTGAAGCTGCTTTTATTTGCATATCCATTATGTGTGAGGAAGTTGGGCTTTGAAGCGCATGTTGTTTTTTATATCTGGGCCAGACCCACTTTTTGAATGTTACTGTTCTACATTTTGGATTTTCTATTGAACTATGTTCGTTTTGTGTTTTCCTTGTTACCTaatatgatttttattttattgtattatTGTTACCTTATTGTGTAGTTTATTAGCCATGTTGATTGATCTCATTTACCTCTTAACCCAAGTATTGTAAGTGTGTCATTCACTTTTTGCTATTTGGCATTTGCTTCTTGAAAGATGGAATTGCAGTtagttttatttgtttgtttgtttgttttggtAGCATGCTCATATTTGTTGTGCCACAGTTCTTTTTCCTATCTCGACACCTTCAATACCTCCATCTGATCCTCAACTTACATCCATTAGGTGAGGGTGATGAGATTGTTGGGGTTGTATGGGGTGGCTCCATTAGGCGGTCCATAAATTTAACATTATCCCACTTGACGAGTTGTAATATAAATAATACATGACAATgatcaataaataaataaaccctAAAATACATCACTACTTCAAAATGAAACATTCCATTGACAACCTAAATACCTCCCTCGGAAAGAGAGTATGCATTGATTATGGGTTGGCATAATCGATATATAACAGGCTCGCAATGCCGACACGGTCAAGGATAGACGTAAAGGTTTCATATGCTCAATCCTGTATTAAGAAACAAGAAACCATTTTTGTGAATAGTATGAGTAGTACATCAATGTGAAAACTTTAAGAAACATAAATCGTGTTGAAAGCATAGGctcgtttagatttaattttttggtGTTTATGAATATTTTCTTTCACTTAAAAATACTTATTTTAGAAAGTCAATCTAAAAATCACGACTTGGATTGTTATTGATCTTTGTAGGTCTTGCCCTTCAATAATGCTTTTTGCAACCCTTTCAATGTCTTCACAGATATAATCATCCTACTCCAAGTCTCATTATAAATGCCAGCTACGAGAAAATTAACTATATTTCTCAACTTTGTTTCAATGTCAAATTTTAGTGCACTTGACGTTTTTCAAAGCGTCGAGAAAGTCAATAACAAgaatatgtatattttttataGGAGAAATATTATATATGTTAAAGATGTCAGGAGTATGAAATTTattgacatatttaaagcgtcgaaatgtaattaattatctttgatgtttttttttttctataacttGACAGTTTCTATTAGTTAAATGTAATTTCAACCTGTAGACAATATACCAAAGTTATATGGTCGCATCAAGTCAACATCAACCAACTATGATGAGAGAATTACTCTTATTCAATCTTGTTATACAAGATCTTTTAGGAGCCTAAAAgcaattaattttatatttctttAGCTAACTAAATCTTAGGTTAATTCATGTTGTTTTTATGTTCCAAGATGTACTTTATGTTTAAGATTAGGTGACAACCTATTTCTGGACTATTAACCTCATATTCTTTTGTGAGTTTTGCATGTCTCAACCTTCACAACATTATGATTCTGTTATCATGTTAAGACAAATGGTCGCTTCAACTTAACAACATAACATTCACTCAACAAAAGAGATAGAAAGGTAGATGCATGTAATGTAATATGGTTGCGACGGCTTAAGCCCTATTATCTTAAGGAATCCACGTGACTGTATCTCTCAGAAAAACTAGTATTAGTCCATAAGGGGATGAAAACGAATAAGACTTTTTTAATTCAAATGTGAAGGGTTAAAAGTGTCCattgaagaaaacaaaaagataaaagaatgAGATAAACAACAAATAATATAGATGAAGTAAAGTTGGAAAATAGTACAACTGTACAATAATCctttaagtaaaaaaaaaaaaaatactacaCACTAATTAAAGGGCTCTCTGTGATGTTGATTCGACCATTCTTGAGGTGTATTCTCACTGAACACATGTCCTCGCAAGTATG comes from Cucumis melo cultivar AY chromosome 12, USDA_Cmelo_AY_1.0, whole genome shotgun sequence and encodes:
- the LOC103497197 gene encoding uncharacterized protein LOC103497197 isoform X2, with protein sequence MISVLAQERLLGFALGSAFAGVVVFEQRKSLYQSISENYPPATQSPMRKPVLAKKYGPEFSHLWNRAVDQTFGPVIQALSSRGW
- the LOC103497197 gene encoding uncharacterized protein LOC103497197 isoform X1; amino-acid sequence: MISVLAQERLLGFALGSAFAGVVVFEQRKSLYQSISENYPPATQSPVSMRKPVLAKKYGPEFSHLWNRAVDQTFGPVIQALSSRGW
- the LOC103497198 gene encoding uncharacterized protein LOC103497198; protein product: MTRMLTFLFCLSSFTFLSVARADGRAPHGLVYESPVAFSPMAYDFFHPSTQNPNGKDPCGDSKCSPLPLAAQVQSTPARESKYSTTIQNSKHRVGAGGILGIVFGITFAVFLAMGVYYVLRTRQANANRAMSAAQPSA